Proteins encoded together in one Camelina sativa cultivar DH55 chromosome 9, Cs, whole genome shotgun sequence window:
- the LOC104712107 gene encoding protein disulfide isomerase-like 1-3 isoform X1: MASSSTSRISLLLLISFLLLVNSRASSVSDLDEELAFLAAEESKEQQQSHIVHEEHDDQYRDFENYDDLEEQGGGGGGEYHHGGYEGEEEPLPTAVDEKDVAVLTKDNFTEFVRNNSFAMVEFYAPWCGACQALAPEYAAAATELKGVAALAKIDATEEGDLAQKYEIQGFPTVFLFVDGVMRKTYEGERTKDGIVTWLKKKASPSIHNITTKEEAERVLSAEPKVVLGFLNSLVGSESEELAAASRLEEDLSFYQTASPDIAKLFDIETQVKRPALVLLKKEDEKLARFDGNFTKTAIAEFVSANKVPLVINFTREGASLIFENSVKNQLILFAKANESEKYLPTLREVAKSFKGKFVFVYVQMDNEDYGEAVSGFFGVTGTAPKVLVYTGNEDMRKFILDGELTVKNIKTLAEDFLADKLKPFYKSDPLPENNDGDVKIIVGNNFDEIVLDESKDVLLEIYAPWCGYCQSFEPIYNKLGKYLKGIDSLVVAKMDGTSNEHPRAKADGFPTILFFPGGNKSFDPITVDVDRTVVELYKFLKKHASIPFKLEKPATPEPVISTKKADEKVEGDSGKDEL, encoded by the exons ATGGCGTCGTCATCTACAAGCCgtatctctctccttctcttaatctctttccttcttctcGTTAACTCGCGTGCGTCCAGTGTCTCAGATCTCGACGAAGAATTGGCTTTCCTCGCCGCCGAGGAGTCAaaggaacaacaacaaagccACATCGTCCACGAGGAACACGATGATCAGTACCGCGACTTCGAGAATTACGATGATCTCGAGGAgcaaggaggaggaggaggaggcgagTATCATCACGGAGGCTACGAGGGGGAAGAGGAGCCGTTGCCAACTGCTGTCGACGAGAAGGACGTCGCTGTTTTGACCAAGGACAATTTCACGGAGTTCGTCCGCAACAATAGCTTCGCCATGGTGGAGTTTTACGCTCCGTGGTGTGGCGCTTGTCAGGCTTTGGCCCCCGAGTACGCCGCCGCGGCGACGGAGTTGAAAGGCGTTGCTGCGCTCGCTAAGATCGACGCCACTGAGGAAGGGGATTTGGCTCAGAAGTACGAGATTCAGGGCTTCCCCACCGTTTTCTTGTTCGTCGACGGAGTTATGCGCAAGACCTACGAAGGCGAAAGGACTAA GGATGGAATTGTGACTTggctgaagaagaaggcaaGTCCTAGCATCCACAACATCACTACAAAAGAGGAGGCTGAGCGTGTTTTATCCGCTGAACCTAAAGTTGTTCTTGGTTTTCTCAACTCCTTGGTG GGGTCAGAGAGTGAGGAGCTTGCGGCTGCATCCAGACTGGAAGAGGATCTCAGTTTTTACCAAACTGCAAGCCCTGATATTGCAAAGCTGTTTGATATAGAAACCCAAGTCAAGCGTCCTGCCTTAGTTTTACTGAAAAAGGAGGATGAGAAACTTGCCCGTTTTG ATGGAAATTTCACTAAAACGGCTATTGCAGAGTTTGTGTCCGCTAACAAAGTCCCGTTGGTGATCAACTTCACTAGGGAAGGTGCATCACTGATCTTCGAAAACTCAGTGAAAAACCAA CTCATTCTTTTTGCCAAGGCAAATGAATCTGAGAAGTACCTTCCCACTCTGAGGGAGGTGGCTAAGTCGTTCAAGGGAAAG tttgtttttgtttatgtgcAAATGGACAATGAGGATTATGGAGAAGCAGTTTCTGGATTTTTTGGTGTTACCGGCACTGCCCCCAAG GTTCTTGTATACACTGGAAATGAAGATATGAGGAAATTTATTCTGGACGGTGAATTGACAGTTAAGAACATTAAG acaCTTGCGGAAGACTTCTTAGCAGACAAACTGAAGCCTTTCTACAAGTCAGATCCACTACCTGAAAAT AATGATGGTGATGTTAAGATCATTGTGGGAAATAATTTTGATGAGATTGTTCTTGATGAGTCAAAGGATGTTCTTCTCGAG ATATATGCTCCTTGGTGTGGCTACTGCCAATCATTTGAGCCGATTTACAATAAGCTTGGAAAGTATTTAAAAGGCATTGACTCGTTAGTTGTAGCAAAGATGGATGGTACCAGCAATGAGCATCCTAGAGCAAAG GCTGATGGGTTCCCAACAATCCTGTTCTTCCCCGGTGGAAACAAGAGCTTTGATCCG atcaCAGTGGATGTTGACAGAACAGTAGTGGAACTGTACAAATTCCTGAAGAAGCATGCATCAATCCCATTTAAACTTGAGAAACCAGCGACGCCTGAACCGGTGATCTCGACCAAGAAAGCTGATGAGAAGGTCGAGGGTGATAGTGGCAAGGATGAGTTGTGA
- the LOC104712107 gene encoding protein disulfide isomerase-like 1-3 isoform X2, with translation MASSSTSRISLLLLISFLLLVNSRASSVSDLDEELAFLAAEESKEQQQSHIVHEEHDDQYRDFENYDDLEEQGGGGGGEYHHGGYEGEEEPLPTAVDEKDVAVLTKDNFTEFVRNNSFAMVEFYAPWCGACQALAPEYAAAATELKGVAALAKIDATEEGDLAQKYEIQGFPTVFLFVDGVMRKTYEGERTKDGIVTWLKKKASPSIHNITTKEEAERVLSAEPKVVLGFLNSLVGSESEELAAASRLEEDLSFYQTASPDIAKLFDIETQVKRPALVLLKKEDEKLARFDGNFTKTAIAEFVSANKVPLVINFTREGASLIFENSVKNQLILFAKANESEKYLPTLREVAKSFKGKFVFVYVQMDNEDYGEAVSGFFGVTGTAPKVLVYTGNEDMRKFILDGELTVKNIKTLAEDFLADKLKPFYKSDPLPENNDGDVKIIVGNNFDEIVLDESKDVLLEIYAPWCGYCQSFEPIYNKLGKYLKGIDSLVVAKMDGTSNEHPRAKADGFPTILFFPGGNKSFDPITVDVDRTVVEMYKFLKEHASIPFKLEKPATPEPVISTKKADEKIEGDSGKDEL, from the exons ATGGCGTCGTCATCTACAAGCCgtatctctctccttctcttaatctctttccttcttctcGTTAACTCGCGTGCGTCCAGTGTCTCAGATCTCGACGAAGAATTGGCTTTCCTCGCCGCCGAGGAGTCAaaggaacaacaacaaagccACATCGTCCACGAGGAACACGATGATCAGTACCGCGACTTCGAGAATTACGATGATCTCGAGGAgcaaggaggaggaggaggaggcgagTATCATCACGGAGGCTACGAGGGGGAAGAGGAGCCGTTGCCAACTGCTGTCGACGAGAAGGACGTCGCTGTTTTGACCAAGGACAATTTCACGGAGTTCGTCCGCAACAATAGCTTCGCCATGGTGGAGTTTTACGCTCCGTGGTGTGGCGCTTGTCAGGCTTTGGCCCCCGAGTACGCCGCCGCGGCGACGGAGTTGAAAGGCGTTGCTGCGCTCGCTAAGATCGACGCCACTGAGGAAGGGGATTTGGCTCAGAAGTACGAGATTCAGGGCTTCCCCACCGTTTTCTTGTTCGTCGACGGAGTTATGCGCAAGACCTACGAAGGCGAAAGGACTAA GGATGGAATTGTGACTTggctgaagaagaaggcaaGTCCTAGCATCCACAACATCACTACAAAAGAGGAGGCTGAGCGTGTTTTATCCGCTGAACCTAAAGTTGTTCTTGGTTTTCTCAACTCCTTGGTG GGGTCAGAGAGTGAGGAGCTTGCGGCTGCATCCAGACTGGAAGAGGATCTCAGTTTTTACCAAACTGCAAGCCCTGATATTGCAAAGCTGTTTGATATAGAAACCCAAGTCAAGCGTCCTGCCTTAGTTTTACTGAAAAAGGAGGATGAGAAACTTGCCCGTTTTG ATGGAAATTTCACTAAAACGGCTATTGCAGAGTTTGTGTCCGCTAACAAAGTCCCGTTGGTGATCAACTTCACTAGGGAAGGTGCATCACTGATCTTCGAAAACTCAGTGAAAAACCAA CTCATTCTTTTTGCCAAGGCAAATGAATCTGAGAAGTACCTTCCCACTCTGAGGGAGGTGGCTAAGTCGTTCAAGGGAAAG tttgtttttgtttatgtgcAAATGGACAATGAGGATTATGGAGAAGCAGTTTCTGGATTTTTTGGTGTTACCGGCACTGCCCCCAAG GTTCTTGTATACACTGGAAATGAAGATATGAGGAAATTTATTCTGGACGGTGAATTGACAGTTAAGAACATTAAG acaCTTGCGGAAGACTTCTTAGCAGACAAACTGAAGCCTTTCTACAAGTCAGATCCACTACCTGAAAAT AATGATGGTGATGTTAAGATCATTGTGGGAAATAATTTTGATGAGATTGTTCTTGATGAGTCAAAGGATGTTCTTCTCGAG ATATATGCTCCTTGGTGTGGCTACTGCCAATCATTTGAGCCGATTTACAATAAGCTTGGAAAGTATTTAAAAGGCATTGACTCGTTAGTTGTAGCAAAGATGGATGGTACCAGCAATGAGCATCCTAGAGCAAAG GCTGATGGGTTCCCAACAATCCTGTTCTTCCCCGGTGGAAACAAGAGCTTTGATCCG